A genomic window from Halorubrum trapanicum includes:
- a CDS encoding HIT domain-containing protein, with translation MSDDCIFCSIVAGDIPARTVYETDSVLAFLDANPLARGHTLVIPKEHAQHVGDLDADLASDLFDAVASLTPRIEAAVDADGANVGVNDGEAAGQEVPHVHVHVVPRFEGDGGAPIHAVAGARPDLSDDELDAVADEVAAAIEG, from the coding sequence ATGTCCGACGACTGCATCTTCTGTTCGATCGTCGCCGGGGACATCCCCGCTCGGACCGTCTACGAAACCGATTCCGTGCTGGCGTTCCTCGACGCGAACCCGCTCGCGCGCGGACACACGCTCGTAATCCCGAAGGAACACGCGCAACACGTCGGCGACCTCGACGCCGACCTCGCGAGCGACCTGTTCGACGCGGTCGCGTCGCTCACGCCGCGGATTGAGGCAGCGGTCGACGCCGACGGCGCCAACGTCGGCGTCAACGACGGCGAGGCGGCCGGTCAGGAGGTCCCGCACGTCCACGTCCACGTCGTCCCGCGGTTCGAGGGCGACGGCGGCGCGCCGATCCACGCGGTGGCGGGCGCTCGACCGGATCTCTCGGACGACGAGCTCGACGCCGTCGCGGACGAGGTCGCGGCCGCGATCGAGGGGTAG
- a CDS encoding cell division inhibitor — protein sequence MQATTLALVGATGGAGTTRTAVELAAMGARDGDDVAVVDAAFTTQGLSEYVAGRIDPDLTALLTDDPDAALSAAAYPVAGTGAVAERPRTGGARDDDRDAPDLPGRVDAIPARAPFERVARAKTAEAARKLERRIDEAATTYDAVVVDAAPVGSNEAVAAATTVDRAVAVRPATAHGRDAAQRLRGRIADVGGSLDATLAVERAGPGGGGDEDERDDGDSGVVRVPATDPDVAAAPTAATGDDAYARAVATAYETAFDASIRVEFPEPGLVERFTP from the coding sequence ATGCAGGCGACGACGCTCGCGCTCGTCGGGGCGACCGGCGGCGCGGGAACGACGCGGACCGCTGTCGAGCTGGCGGCGATGGGCGCGCGCGACGGCGACGACGTCGCGGTCGTCGACGCCGCGTTCACGACGCAAGGCCTCTCCGAGTACGTGGCCGGACGGATCGACCCCGACCTGACCGCGCTCCTCACCGACGACCCGGACGCGGCGCTGTCGGCTGCGGCGTACCCCGTCGCCGGAACCGGCGCGGTCGCCGAGCGCCCCAGGACCGGCGGTGCCCGCGACGACGATCGCGACGCGCCGGACCTCCCCGGACGCGTCGACGCGATTCCCGCGAGGGCGCCGTTCGAACGCGTCGCGCGGGCGAAGACCGCGGAGGCCGCCCGGAAGCTGGAGCGGCGGATCGACGAGGCGGCGACGACGTACGACGCGGTGGTCGTCGACGCCGCGCCGGTCGGGTCGAACGAGGCGGTCGCGGCCGCGACGACCGTCGACCGCGCGGTCGCCGTCAGACCGGCGACGGCCCACGGGCGCGACGCGGCCCAGCGGCTCCGCGGGCGGATCGCCGACGTGGGCGGAAGCCTCGACGCGACGCTCGCGGTCGAGCGGGCGGGACCCGGCGGCGGTGGCGACGAAGACGAGCGCGACGACGGCGACAGCGGCGTCGTCCGCGTTCCGGCGACCGACCCCGACGTGGCGGCCGCGCCGACCGCGGCAACGGGAGACGACGCGTACGCGCGGGCGGTCGCGACCGCCTACGAGACCGCGTTCGACGCGTCCATCCGCGTCGAGTTCCCGGAGCCGGGGCTCGTCGAGCGGTTCACGCCGTAA
- a CDS encoding transcription initiation factor IIB family protein, protein MSDARSTRVRSPRTETDDAATTEHAATADRAATADRAASAERPAAADRTPAAEEKSEAGDAEETGDRETCPECGGRTRVDGAERVCADCGLVVEADRIDHGPEWRSFDDDDTNPKRTGAPLTRSRHDRGLSTEIGRSTKVKGRKRRRLARMRTQHNRAQISTKRDRNKVYAYTEIRRLTGVMGLPDSVRDAACALFDSAQEESLLRGRSLEGFAAACVYVACRTADVARTVGEVCAEAKATEAEHRAAFDAMNRELGLPIAPSGPAEYLPRFASDLGCDPAVERRAGELAERAVEEGIANGRNPVGVAAACLYTAARELDAECTQQAAADVADVTPVTVRRTYVDLTEE, encoded by the coding sequence ATGAGTGACGCACGCTCGACCCGCGTTCGTTCGCCCCGGACCGAGACCGACGACGCCGCGACGACGGAGCACGCGGCGACCGCCGACCGCGCCGCGACCGCCGACCGCGCCGCGTCCGCGGAGCGCCCCGCGGCAGCCGACCGCACCCCCGCGGCCGAGGAGAAATCCGAGGCGGGTGACGCCGAGGAGACCGGCGACCGCGAGACGTGTCCCGAGTGCGGCGGCCGCACCCGCGTCGACGGCGCCGAGCGCGTCTGCGCCGACTGCGGGCTCGTCGTCGAGGCCGACCGGATCGACCACGGCCCCGAGTGGCGGTCGTTCGACGACGACGACACGAACCCGAAGCGGACCGGCGCCCCCCTCACGCGCTCGCGCCACGACCGCGGCCTCTCGACGGAGATCGGCCGCTCGACGAAGGTGAAGGGCCGCAAGCGGCGGCGGCTCGCCCGGATGCGGACCCAGCACAACCGCGCGCAGATCTCGACGAAGCGCGACCGCAACAAGGTGTACGCCTACACCGAGATCCGGCGGCTCACCGGCGTCATGGGGCTGCCCGACAGCGTCCGCGACGCCGCCTGCGCGCTGTTCGACTCCGCGCAGGAGGAGAGCCTGCTCCGCGGGCGCTCGCTGGAGGGGTTCGCGGCCGCCTGCGTCTACGTCGCCTGCCGCACCGCCGACGTGGCCCGCACCGTCGGCGAGGTCTGCGCCGAGGCGAAGGCGACCGAGGCCGAACACCGGGCCGCCTTCGACGCGATGAACCGCGAGCTCGGCCTCCCGATCGCGCCGAGCGGCCCCGCGGAGTACCTCCCGCGGTTCGCCAGCGACCTCGGCTGCGACCCGGCCGTCGAGCGCCGGGCGGGCGAGCTGGCCGAGCGCGCCGTCGAGGAGGGGATCGCGAACGGCCGCAACCCGGTCGGCGTCGCCGCCGCCTGCCTCTACACCGCGGCCCGCGAGCTCGACGCCGAGTGTACCCAACAGGCGGCCGCGGACGTCGCCGACGTGACGCCGGTGACCGTCCGCCGGACGTACGTCGACCTGACGGAGGAGTGA
- a CDS encoding metallophosphoesterase, with the protein MDLAVDVTPSGIEWFRERGEAPAIVSVSDVHGYLKAARNALTAVGDAEAFPPLVTLDDDGRLHWAGNDYMLVINGDLIDRGDRNRECLALVERLAAEAPDGRVRYHLGNHEMAALFPDRFRWPGVYSVEMDDDVRRSFLEHVADGRIAVGFDGYEYAYSHAGANDSFDTKAVNGRARDAGRRLVEMWRDGRYETNHLDVLPEYQRIFGVGGEFGRGPSAGLLWMDFKHMEPDAPPQVVGHSRQQRPTRTGNVVCENVIRDNLGLPGGEAVLIEQPDGIVAVTKTSDGATVTEV; encoded by the coding sequence ATGGATCTGGCCGTCGACGTGACGCCGAGCGGTATCGAGTGGTTTCGCGAGCGCGGCGAGGCGCCGGCGATCGTCAGTGTCAGCGACGTCCACGGATACCTCAAGGCCGCGCGGAACGCGCTGACGGCCGTCGGCGACGCGGAGGCATTTCCGCCGCTCGTCACCTTGGACGACGACGGACGCCTCCACTGGGCCGGGAACGACTACATGCTGGTCATCAACGGCGACCTGATCGACCGCGGGGACCGGAACCGCGAGTGTCTGGCCCTCGTCGAGCGTCTCGCGGCGGAGGCACCGGACGGACGCGTGCGCTACCACCTCGGGAACCACGAGATGGCCGCCCTCTTCCCCGACCGGTTCCGGTGGCCGGGCGTCTATAGCGTCGAAATGGACGATGACGTGCGGCGGTCGTTCCTCGAACACGTCGCCGACGGGCGCATCGCCGTCGGGTTCGACGGGTACGAGTACGCGTACTCGCACGCGGGCGCGAACGATTCGTTCGATACTAAGGCCGTGAACGGACGGGCCCGCGACGCGGGTCGACGGCTGGTCGAGATGTGGCGCGACGGACGGTACGAGACGAACCACCTCGACGTGCTCCCGGAGTACCAGCGGATCTTCGGCGTGGGCGGGGAGTTCGGGCGAGGTCCGTCAGCGGGACTACTCTGGATGGATTTCAAACACATGGAGCCGGACGCACCGCCGCAGGTCGTCGGTCACTCGCGACAGCAGCGGCCGACGCGGACCGGGAACGTGGTCTGCGAGAACGTAATCCGGGACAACCTCGGGCTGCCCGGCGGCGAGGCGGTCCTTATCGAGCAGCCCGACGGGATCGTCGCGGTCACGAAGACCTCGGACGGGGCGACGGTGACCGAGGTGTAG
- a CDS encoding DUF6293 family protein gives MDTSVPSVAERRVHVVPLGYERDRIVEPLRRHGADVAYLLVDAPDREGARGDVDFEAASAADPADTRIDPDGLTDYQRDAWTAAAEFAEVRPIPVALADVYDVLGVTTTVAARHQASAADGDRLFGNVSTGPRIAAVGVALACMIVGARPYSVEPERHRHDRREAPLTEGVERTVDLPIYPMDAPTADQVAVLGRLHERAEENLTTDKWNLIEWARERDLAFLREAGESRTAKYRALETHVLSPLRDRGYVELEDVGRSDTVRLTETGRRVFFAFKHKLDR, from the coding sequence ATGGACACCTCGGTCCCCAGCGTCGCCGAACGCCGCGTCCACGTCGTCCCGCTCGGCTACGAGCGCGACCGGATCGTCGAGCCCCTCCGCCGCCACGGCGCCGACGTCGCCTACCTCCTCGTCGACGCGCCCGACCGCGAGGGGGCCCGCGGGGACGTAGACTTCGAGGCCGCGAGCGCCGCCGACCCCGCGGACACCCGAATCGACCCCGACGGGCTCACCGACTACCAGCGCGACGCGTGGACGGCCGCCGCCGAGTTCGCCGAGGTCCGACCGATCCCCGTCGCGCTCGCGGACGTGTACGACGTGCTCGGCGTGACGACGACGGTCGCCGCCCGCCATCAGGCGAGCGCGGCGGACGGCGACCGCCTCTTCGGGAACGTCTCGACCGGGCCGCGGATCGCCGCCGTCGGCGTCGCGCTGGCGTGTATGATCGTCGGCGCGCGCCCCTACAGCGTCGAGCCCGAGCGCCACCGCCACGACCGACGTGAGGCGCCCCTCACCGAAGGCGTCGAGCGCACCGTCGACCTCCCGATCTACCCGATGGACGCGCCGACGGCGGACCAGGTCGCCGTCCTCGGTCGGCTCCACGAGCGCGCCGAGGAGAACCTGACCACCGACAAGTGGAACCTGATCGAGTGGGCGCGCGAGCGCGACCTCGCGTTCCTGCGCGAGGCGGGCGAGAGCCGGACCGCGAAGTACCGCGCGCTGGAGACGCACGTGCTCTCACCGCTGCGCGACCGCGGCTACGTCGAACTGGAGGACGTCGGCCGCTCCGACACCGTCCGGCTCACCGAGACCGGCCGCCGCGTCTTCTTCGCGTTCAAACACAAGCTCGACAGATAG
- a CDS encoding GTPBP1 family GTP-binding protein, whose protein sequence is MSADRSALRRAIERGERDGGAIEFKERLTREVHLADGRMESLVAQLRHRILSGDGEATYVLGVTDDGGLAGISPEAFSETMDVLSLLADEADAHIADAETWSAGSGGDGDDAGLVGLATLRDGGVFEADEDHLVVGTAGHVDHGKSTLVGTLVTGRADDGEGGTRGFLDVQPHEVERGLSADLSYAVYGFADDAEEPVRMDNPHRKSDRAGVVEAADRLVSFVDTVGHEPWLRTTIRGLVGQKLDYGLLVVAADDGPTKTTREHLGILLATELPTIVAVTKADAVSDERLAEVERETESMLRDAGQTPLLVDRHGVDTAVAEVGGGVVPLLRTSAVTKDGIGTLDRLFERLPKRATPDRETFRMYVDRSYQVTGVGAVASGTVNSGTVETGDELLLGPMPDGSFREVEARSIEMHYHRVDRASAGRIVGIALKGVDEAEIERGMALVPRDAEPDPVREFDAEVMVLNHPTRIQEGYEPVVHLETVSEAAAFFPAEGRLLPGDTGEARVRFKFREYLIEEGQRFVFREGSSKGVGTVTGTGDAAEDPPPRGR, encoded by the coding sequence ATGAGCGCTGACCGGTCCGCCCTCAGGCGGGCCATCGAGCGCGGCGAGCGGGACGGCGGCGCCATCGAGTTCAAAGAGCGGCTGACCCGCGAGGTCCACCTGGCCGACGGGCGCATGGAGTCGCTCGTCGCCCAGCTCCGCCACCGGATCCTCTCCGGCGACGGCGAGGCGACCTACGTCCTCGGCGTCACCGACGACGGGGGGCTCGCCGGGATCTCCCCGGAGGCGTTCTCCGAGACGATGGACGTGCTCTCGCTTTTGGCCGACGAGGCGGACGCCCACATCGCGGACGCCGAGACGTGGAGCGCCGGCTCCGGGGGAGACGGCGACGACGCGGGGCTGGTGGGGCTCGCGACGCTCCGCGACGGCGGCGTGTTCGAGGCCGACGAGGACCACCTCGTGGTCGGCACCGCGGGCCACGTCGACCACGGGAAGTCGACGCTGGTCGGCACGCTCGTCACCGGCCGGGCGGACGACGGAGAGGGCGGCACGCGCGGCTTCCTCGACGTTCAGCCCCACGAGGTCGAGCGGGGGCTGTCGGCGGACCTCTCGTACGCGGTGTACGGGTTCGCGGACGACGCCGAGGAGCCGGTCCGGATGGACAACCCCCACCGGAAGTCCGACCGCGCGGGCGTCGTGGAGGCGGCCGACCGGCTCGTCTCCTTCGTCGACACCGTCGGCCACGAGCCGTGGCTGCGGACGACGATCCGCGGGCTCGTCGGCCAGAAGCTCGACTACGGGCTGCTCGTCGTCGCCGCCGACGACGGCCCGACGAAGACCACGCGGGAGCACCTCGGGATCCTCTTGGCCACCGAGCTGCCGACGATCGTCGCGGTCACGAAGGCGGACGCCGTGAGCGACGAGCGGCTCGCCGAGGTGGAGCGCGAGACGGAGTCGATGCTCCGCGACGCCGGGCAGACCCCCCTCCTCGTCGACCGCCACGGGGTCGACACCGCGGTCGCGGAGGTCGGCGGCGGCGTCGTCCCGCTCCTGCGGACCAGCGCGGTGACGAAGGACGGGATCGGGACGCTCGACCGCCTGTTCGAGCGCCTCCCCAAGCGCGCGACGCCCGACCGCGAGACCTTCCGGATGTACGTCGACCGCAGCTACCAGGTGACCGGCGTGGGCGCGGTCGCGTCCGGCACGGTGAACTCGGGGACCGTGGAGACGGGCGACGAACTCCTGCTCGGCCCCATGCCCGACGGATCCTTCCGCGAGGTGGAGGCGCGGTCGATCGAGATGCACTACCACCGGGTCGACAGGGCGAGCGCCGGCCGGATCGTCGGCATCGCGCTGAAGGGCGTCGACGAGGCGGAGATCGAACGCGGGATGGCCCTCGTTCCCCGCGACGCGGAGCCGGATCCGGTCCGCGAGTTCGACGCCGAGGTGATGGTCCTGAACCACCCGACCCGGATCCAGGAGGGGTACGAGCCGGTGGTCCACCTGGAGACCGTCTCCGAGGCGGCCGCGTTCTTCCCGGCCGAGGGACGGCTGCTCCCGGGCGACACGGGGGAAGCGCGGGTTCGGTTCAAGTTCCGGGAGTACCTGATCGAGGAGGGGCAGCGGTTCGTCTTCCGCGAGGGGTCGAGCAAGGGGGTCGGGACCGTGACGGGCACCGGAGACGCGGCCGAGGACCCGCCGCCGCGCGGTCGCTGA
- a CDS encoding ABC transporter substrate-binding protein produces MRRQHTQRISRRKVLASGAAGSSLLLAGCAGGGDGGDGSDGSDGGDGSDGGDGSDGGDGGSAPTLYFSQVKGPLDLDPVVLNDVPSAQIAGRIFDGIYEYDDALGIEPKIAAEQPTIEREGTRYIVPIREDAQFQNGDPVTAEDVIHTMRAPVTEETANAAEVDMVESAEAIDEHTAQFDLSYPYGAFQIAMIRNVVNAEVRQEDTDAYNEDPVTSGPFQLVEWEPESYATVERWDDYWDGDNLPEIGGIEFEPIEEQTTRVTELETGNVDIIETIPPQLYETVESNQNASITEVPGIGYFYLAFNCAEGPTSDPLVREAVDYCVSMDQAVENFVEPAGVRQVSPYPASISEEWNFPVDEWSDIQHDQDLEQAQALFDEAGVPMDYNWRIIVPPDDKREQIGISIGDGLQNAGFQNVEVQRLDWGTFLDAYLTGNEDDYNMYTLGWSGSPDPDTFAYNLLSQETNGVTNGTFHEYDEASQKLTQARESADREERRQLYIDATTTLLEGRVHLPAYNLNNSYGVRSVVDGFSAHPISSEIQMDDVTVDR; encoded by the coding sequence ATGCGTCGACAACACACACAACGCATTTCGCGACGGAAGGTTCTCGCCAGCGGGGCAGCCGGCTCCTCCCTCCTGCTCGCCGGGTGTGCCGGCGGGGGAGACGGCGGTGACGGCTCCGACGGCTCCGACGGCGGCGACGGCTCCGACGGCGGCGACGGCAGCGACGGCGGCGACGGCGGGAGCGCCCCGACCCTGTACTTCTCGCAGGTGAAGGGTCCGCTCGACCTCGACCCGGTCGTCCTGAACGACGTGCCGTCCGCCCAGATCGCCGGGCGGATATTCGACGGGATCTACGAGTACGACGACGCGCTCGGGATCGAACCGAAGATCGCCGCCGAACAGCCCACCATCGAGCGCGAGGGCACGCGGTACATCGTCCCGATCCGCGAGGACGCCCAGTTCCAGAACGGCGACCCCGTCACCGCGGAGGACGTCATCCACACGATGCGGGCCCCCGTCACGGAGGAGACGGCGAACGCCGCCGAGGTCGACATGGTCGAGTCGGCGGAGGCGATCGACGAACACACCGCGCAGTTCGACCTGTCGTACCCCTACGGCGCGTTCCAGATCGCGATGATCCGCAACGTCGTCAACGCCGAGGTCCGGCAGGAGGACACGGACGCGTACAACGAGGACCCGGTCACCTCGGGGCCGTTCCAGCTCGTCGAGTGGGAGCCGGAGTCCTACGCCACCGTCGAGCGGTGGGACGACTACTGGGACGGCGACAACCTCCCGGAGATCGGTGGGATCGAGTTCGAACCGATCGAAGAGCAGACCACCCGCGTGACCGAGCTCGAAACGGGGAACGTCGACATCATCGAGACGATCCCGCCGCAGCTGTACGAGACGGTCGAGTCGAACCAGAACGCCAGCATCACCGAGGTCCCGGGGATCGGGTACTTCTACCTGGCGTTCAACTGCGCCGAGGGGCCGACGAGCGATCCCCTCGTCCGAGAGGCGGTCGATTACTGCGTCTCGATGGATCAGGCGGTCGAGAACTTCGTCGAACCGGCCGGCGTGCGGCAGGTCAGCCCGTACCCGGCGTCCATCTCCGAGGAGTGGAACTTCCCGGTCGACGAGTGGTCCGACATCCAGCACGACCAGGACCTCGAACAGGCGCAGGCGCTGTTCGATGAGGCCGGCGTGCCGATGGACTACAACTGGCGGATCATCGTGCCGCCGGACGACAAGCGCGAACAGATCGGCATCTCCATCGGAGACGGCCTCCAGAACGCCGGCTTCCAGAACGTGGAGGTCCAGCGCCTCGACTGGGGGACGTTCCTCGACGCGTACCTCACCGGCAACGAGGACGACTACAACATGTACACGCTCGGCTGGTCGGGCTCTCCGGACCCGGACACGTTCGCGTACAACCTGCTGAGCCAGGAGACGAACGGCGTCACCAACGGGACGTTCCACGAGTACGACGAGGCCTCCCAGAAGCTGACGCAGGCCCGCGAGTCGGCCGACCGCGAGGAGCGCCGCCAGCTGTACATCGACGCGACGACGACGCTGCTCGAAGGCCGCGTCCACCTCCCCGCGTACAACCTGAACAACTCCTACGGCGTTCGCAGCGTCGTCGACGGGTTCAGCGCACACCCGATCTCGTCTGAGATCCAGATGGACGACGTTACGGTCGACCGGTAA
- a CDS encoding ABC transporter permease → MTITFFLANQIPGDPVEIMLGPTPAQEQVEAIRAQYGLDRPIHVRYLAYLGSVATGDLGLSIYYDRPVLEMIMLRLPVTLLLMLSAFAFAVITAIPLGVISAKRRNEPADHVSRIVSLIGVSTPSFWIGLVLIIVFAFHLGWFPARGLVLPWANPADVRGAATQFQVIRQSMHHLFLPMIGLGTLQMAQITRIERSSMVDSLQGEYVKLARAYGVPESTIVRKHAFQVAQLPVITIIGLGLSTALGGAVLTETVFGIQGMGRLIITAIQNQDYQLIMGTTLVFGFVYVIGVIITDITYSYLDPRVTYDEE, encoded by the coding sequence GTGACGATAACGTTCTTCCTGGCAAACCAGATCCCCGGCGACCCGGTCGAGATCATGCTCGGACCGACGCCGGCCCAAGAGCAGGTCGAGGCGATCCGCGCCCAGTACGGCCTCGATCGGCCGATACACGTGCGGTACCTCGCGTACCTCGGCAGCGTCGCGACGGGCGACCTCGGGCTCAGTATCTACTACGACCGCCCCGTCCTCGAGATGATCATGCTCCGGCTCCCTGTGACGCTGCTGCTCATGCTGTCGGCGTTCGCGTTCGCGGTCATCACAGCGATCCCGCTGGGCGTCATCTCGGCGAAGCGGCGGAACGAGCCGGCCGACCACGTCTCCCGGATCGTCTCGCTGATCGGCGTCTCGACGCCGTCGTTCTGGATCGGGCTGGTGTTGATCATCGTCTTCGCGTTCCACCTCGGGTGGTTCCCCGCGCGGGGGCTCGTCCTCCCGTGGGCGAACCCGGCGGACGTCCGCGGCGCGGCGACGCAGTTCCAAGTGATACGCCAGTCGATGCATCACCTCTTCCTCCCGATGATCGGGCTCGGAACGCTCCAGATGGCACAGATCACGCGGATCGAGCGCTCGTCGATGGTCGACTCCCTCCAAGGCGAATACGTGAAGCTCGCCCGGGCGTACGGCGTGCCCGAGTCGACGATCGTCCGTAAGCACGCGTTCCAAGTGGCACAGCTCCCGGTGATCACCATCATCGGGCTCGGGCTCTCGACCGCGCTCGGCGGCGCCGTCCTCACGGAGACCGTCTTCGGAATCCAGGGGATGGGGAGACTGATCATCACGGCGATCCAAAACCAGGACTACCAGCTGATCATGGGGACGACGCTCGTGTTCGGGTTCGTCTACGTGATCGGCGTGATCATCACGGACATCACGTACAGCTACCTCGACCCGCGGGTCACCTACGACGAGGAATAA
- a CDS encoding ABC transporter permease encodes MSINSATSDDDTADGGDGSGGGPDEVEARVGLRYTLKQVKQDTTARIGTYIVGFMTFVAVFAAFDYYVLDYAIAEAVLYNPETDPQTVRRLLPPVGMENQFGTGTIEHPLGTDHRGRDILSRTIYGTRIAMTVGFLATAIGLGGGTVIGAVSGYYGGWIDDVLQRITETIYAIPFLVLVIAFMTAFGRDLTFAMIGVGITAIPVFNRLIRSRVVSIREEDYIEAARAAGVKDRNIIFRHIIPNSFAPVLVQATLQVGVSILIVAGLSFLGFGAQPPTPSWGQMLSASRGYMLPAPTFSIFPGIAILITVIGFNILGDGLQDALDPRINN; translated from the coding sequence ATGTCTATCAACAGCGCAACTTCGGACGACGACACGGCGGACGGCGGCGACGGGAGCGGCGGCGGGCCCGACGAGGTCGAGGCCCGCGTCGGCCTGCGGTACACCCTGAAGCAGGTCAAACAGGACACGACGGCGCGGATCGGGACCTACATCGTCGGGTTCATGACCTTCGTCGCGGTGTTCGCCGCGTTCGACTACTACGTCCTCGACTACGCGATCGCGGAGGCGGTGCTGTACAACCCCGAGACCGACCCGCAGACCGTCCGGCGCCTGCTCCCGCCGGTCGGCATGGAGAATCAGTTCGGGACGGGGACGATCGAGCATCCGCTCGGAACCGACCACCGGGGGCGCGACATCCTCTCGCGGACGATCTACGGGACCCGGATCGCGATGACCGTCGGGTTCCTCGCGACCGCCATCGGCCTCGGCGGCGGCACCGTCATCGGCGCGGTCTCCGGCTACTACGGCGGCTGGATAGACGACGTGCTCCAGCGGATCACCGAGACGATCTACGCGATCCCGTTCCTCGTCTTGGTCATCGCGTTCATGACCGCGTTCGGACGCGACCTCACGTTCGCGATGATCGGCGTCGGGATCACGGCGATCCCCGTGTTCAACCGCCTCATCCGGTCGCGGGTGGTCTCCATCCGCGAGGAGGACTACATCGAGGCCGCGCGGGCGGCCGGGGTGAAAGACCGAAACATCATCTTCCGGCACATCATCCCGAACAGCTTCGCACCGGTGTTGGTCCAGGCGACGCTCCAGGTCGGCGTGAGCATCCTCATCGTCGCCGGCCTCTCGTTCCTCGGCTTCGGCGCGCAGCCGCCGACGCCGTCGTGGGGACAGATGCTGTCCGCCTCGCGGGGGTACATGCTCCCCGCGCCGACGTTCAGCATCTTCCCCGGAATCGCCATTCTGATCACCGTCATCGGCTTCAACATCCTCGGCGACGGTCTCCAGGACGCCCTCGATCCGCGGATAAACAACTGA
- a CDS encoding ABC transporter ATP-binding protein, with the protein MSEPLLSVRDLKTQFFTEDGTVRAVDGISFDVHEGEIVGLVGESGAGKSVATSSILRLVDSPGEIVGGEIEFKGETIFGLEEGDDGELRPRDEMLTEEEMRERIRGREIAIIFQDPMESLNPVFTVGGQLREFIEINRGLGAAEAKEEAIDMLREVGIPAPESRYDEYPHQFSGGMRQRVLIAMALACQPDLIIADEPTTALDVTVEGEILEMVTDLQEKYDTSFIWVTHDMSVVAEICDRVNVMYLGEIIEQAEVDDLFYDTKHPYTSALLDSMPRPDRTVDELRPIQGVMPEAIDPPAGCRFHSRCPEAREVCREVHPEPRDLSDEGEAPHAAACVKHDAFDVGYDESPPIETQATGGFSAGFTETGGEAE; encoded by the coding sequence ATGAGCGAACCACTACTCAGCGTACGCGATCTCAAGACACAGTTCTTCACCGAGGACGGCACGGTCCGCGCCGTCGACGGCATCTCCTTCGACGTCCACGAGGGAGAGATCGTCGGACTCGTCGGCGAGTCCGGCGCCGGCAAGTCCGTCGCGACCTCCAGTATCCTCCGGCTCGTCGACAGCCCCGGCGAGATCGTCGGCGGCGAGATCGAGTTCAAAGGCGAGACGATCTTCGGGCTCGAAGAGGGCGACGACGGCGAGCTCCGCCCCCGCGACGAGATGCTCACCGAGGAGGAGATGCGCGAGCGGATCCGCGGCCGCGAGATCGCGATCATCTTCCAGGACCCGATGGAGTCGCTGAACCCCGTGTTCACCGTCGGGGGACAGCTCCGCGAGTTCATCGAGATCAACCGCGGCCTCGGCGCCGCCGAGGCGAAGGAGGAGGCGATCGACATGCTCCGGGAGGTCGGGATCCCGGCGCCGGAGTCGCGGTACGACGAGTACCCGCACCAGTTCTCCGGCGGGATGCGACAGCGCGTGCTGATCGCGATGGCGCTCGCCTGCCAGCCCGACCTGATCATCGCCGACGAGCCGACGACCGCGCTCGACGTCACCGTCGAGGGCGAGATACTGGAGATGGTGACCGACCTCCAGGAGAAGTACGACACGTCGTTCATCTGGGTCACCCACGACATGAGCGTCGTCGCGGAGATCTGCGACCGCGTCAACGTGATGTACCTCGGCGAGATCATCGAGCAGGCCGAGGTGGACGACCTGTTCTACGACACGAAACATCCGTACACGTCGGCGCTGCTCGACTCGATGCCGCGCCCCGACCGGACGGTCGACGAGCTCAGGCCGATCCAGGGGGTGATGCCGGAGGCGATCGACCCGCCCGCCGGCTGTCGGTTCCACTCGCGGTGTCCCGAGGCGCGGGAGGTGTGCCGCGAGGTCCACCCCGAGCCGCGGGACCTGAGCGACGAGGGCGAGGCGCCCCACGCCGCCGCGTGCGTGAAACACGACGCGTTCGACGTCGGGTACGACGAGAGCCCGCCGATCGAGACGCAGGCCACCGGCGGGTTCTCCGCCGGCTTCACCGAGACCGGGGGTGAGGCGGAATGA